The following proteins come from a genomic window of Pseudomonas putida:
- a CDS encoding glycosyltransferase family protein — translation MKNPSVLFVSNTSRHARPYYDPSTRYRCFNFAQSLSAKGFPTACTTQAIFQKQPSLFSNYDYFVFHRPALTAELAEFILSMPTERLIADFDDLNFSVIHAIETPAVRTRSENVSTVSKSLAKIAGAASLFTQFSSSTVPLADYLSRLFSAKKSVVIHNGVDPTFAGISEMVRERNPISHRPYTFAYFPGTASHNPDLQMIEEPLQRALASDSSFKLMIAGPVKIPNSLTRYADQIYKADYVAFHELPNLMAKSKFVLGPLEETEFNQCKSGLKFFEAALSGCTVIGSPIPDIDRFESILLRKCRTSAEWQQALLEPITHSENELEDAARSVDTEVSSDKQTAKWISEFIEQ, via the coding sequence ATGAAAAATCCATCAGTACTTTTCGTATCAAACACTTCAAGACATGCGAGACCTTATTACGACCCGTCAACACGATATCGGTGTTTTAATTTCGCTCAAAGTCTTTCGGCGAAAGGCTTTCCTACTGCGTGCACCACACAAGCCATATTCCAAAAACAGCCATCATTGTTTTCTAACTATGATTATTTTGTATTTCACCGACCGGCTCTGACAGCTGAACTGGCTGAATTCATTTTATCGATGCCTACAGAGAGGCTTATTGCTGACTTCGACGACCTGAATTTCAGCGTAATTCATGCCATCGAAACCCCAGCAGTTAGAACTCGCTCAGAAAACGTCTCAACCGTAAGTAAGAGCCTAGCCAAGATTGCTGGTGCGGCCTCTCTATTCACTCAATTTAGCTCGTCCACTGTCCCGCTAGCCGACTATCTGTCCAGGCTTTTCTCTGCAAAAAAATCTGTTGTTATACATAACGGTGTGGATCCAACTTTTGCCGGCATTTCAGAAATGGTGAGGGAGCGAAACCCAATCTCTCATCGTCCTTACACATTCGCCTACTTTCCCGGCACAGCCTCACACAACCCTGATTTGCAGATGATTGAGGAGCCTCTCCAAAGGGCACTGGCATCTGACTCATCATTTAAACTTATGATAGCCGGCCCGGTAAAAATTCCAAATTCCTTAACTAGATACGCGGATCAAATATATAAGGCTGATTACGTCGCATTTCACGAACTCCCCAACCTAATGGCCAAAAGCAAATTTGTTCTTGGCCCTTTGGAGGAGACTGAATTTAATCAATGCAAAAGCGGCCTCAAGTTTTTTGAGGCGGCCTTATCTGGTTGTACAGTGATTGGCAGCCCGATTCCCGACATTGATCGATTCGAATCCATCCTTTTGAGAAAGTGCAGGACCTCAGCAGAATGGCAACAAGCTCTTCTAGAGCCTATTACTCATTCCGAGAATGAATTAGAAGACGCAGCCAGGTCCGTAGATACTGAAGTTTCTTCGGACAAGCAAACTGCCAAATGGATCAGCGAGTTTATTGAGCAATGA